In Dyadobacter sp. NIV53, a single window of DNA contains:
- a CDS encoding SusD/RagB family nutrient-binding outer membrane lipoprotein produces MHRHKIFFILLTLSSLFFTGCDRSFEELEKDPNRAITAPASLILQGIEWDMYNNTGRPFSSEMRWNQFYAINYNYYGNNEYQWSAFQNHYSTLKNVVQMEIEHKKTGAADVNGYSALGKFFRAFFMDQMSARAGDLPMTDALQGRENLNPKYDTQKQIYVQILQLLDGANSDITSLIAKGETTVEGDFYFTGKLANWQKVINAFRLRMLIRLSKKEADADLNIKAQFAEILNNPAKYPLPAAMTDNLQFVSNNYNKYPSNPDNFGFDATRQNMAATYVGLLTERKDPRVMITTEPAGAQLKAGKLPLDYTAFVGASSGEGLGDMAAKAGIDNGAGFAPGAYSFQSRSRYYTTYTGENVFIVGYPELCFNIAEGLNRGWATGNADQWYQKGIRASMGFYGIKDGANTMQYSRTGGKEASDFTSYTVDFTYDAYLAQPLIKYSGNNTAGLEQIVTQKYLAFFMNSGMEAYFNYRRTGFPKFMVGVGTGNGTRIALRWQYPVSERTTNADNYKASIDSQFGGKDDINDVIWLNK; encoded by the coding sequence ATGCATCGTCATAAAATATTTTTTATACTGTTAACCCTGTCTTCCCTGTTTTTTACAGGATGTGACCGGAGTTTTGAAGAACTGGAAAAAGATCCGAACCGTGCCATTACCGCACCTGCATCGCTTATTTTGCAAGGAATTGAATGGGATATGTACAACAATACAGGAAGGCCATTCAGCTCCGAAATGCGCTGGAACCAGTTTTATGCTATTAACTACAATTACTACGGAAACAACGAGTACCAGTGGTCAGCTTTTCAAAACCATTATTCCACACTTAAAAATGTGGTGCAGATGGAAATCGAACATAAAAAGACAGGTGCTGCGGATGTAAATGGTTATTCAGCATTAGGTAAATTTTTCCGCGCGTTTTTTATGGATCAGATGTCTGCAAGAGCGGGTGATCTGCCTATGACAGACGCATTACAGGGCCGCGAAAACCTTAATCCAAAATACGATACCCAAAAACAGATCTACGTGCAAATTCTTCAGTTACTGGATGGCGCAAATAGTGACATTACATCCCTGATTGCTAAGGGAGAAACAACTGTGGAAGGTGATTTCTACTTTACTGGGAAACTGGCAAACTGGCAAAAAGTGATTAATGCATTCAGGCTCAGAATGCTGATTCGTTTAAGCAAAAAAGAAGCGGATGCGGATCTGAATATCAAAGCACAATTTGCAGAAATACTGAATAATCCTGCAAAATACCCATTGCCGGCGGCCATGACAGATAATTTGCAGTTTGTATCCAACAATTATAATAAGTATCCTTCCAATCCGGACAATTTTGGATTTGATGCAACACGCCAGAACATGGCAGCTACTTATGTCGGACTGCTTACAGAACGTAAAGATCCGCGTGTGATGATCACAACGGAGCCAGCCGGTGCCCAGTTAAAAGCAGGAAAACTACCTTTGGATTATACAGCTTTCGTTGGAGCAAGTTCAGGAGAAGGATTGGGGGATATGGCGGCAAAAGCGGGTATTGACAATGGTGCAGGGTTTGCTCCGGGTGCCTACTCATTTCAAAGCCGCTCCCGTTACTACACGACTTACACGGGGGAAAATGTGTTTATTGTGGGTTATCCGGAATTATGCTTCAATATTGCTGAGGGATTAAACCGCGGCTGGGCAACCGGAAATGCAGACCAGTGGTATCAGAAAGGGATCAGAGCTTCCATGGGATTTTACGGGATCAAAGACGGGGCAAATACGATGCAATATTCCCGAACAGGAGGTAAAGAAGCAAGTGACTTTACGAGTTATACGGTTGATTTTACTTATGACGCTTATCTGGCTCAGCCTCTTATCAAATACAGTGGAAATAATACTGCCGGTTTAGAGCAGATTGTTACGCAAAAGTATCTTGCCTTTTTCATGAACTCGGGTATGGAAGCATATTTTAACTACCGCCGTACCGGTTTTCCTAAGTTTATGGTTGGAGTAGGAACAGGGAACGGGACACGTATTGCACTTCGCTGGCAATATCCGGTTTCTGAAAGAACCACAAATGCCGATAATTATAAGGCTTCGATAGACAGTCAGTTTGGCGGTAAAGATGATATAAATGATGTTATCTGGCTGAACAAATAG
- a CDS encoding endonuclease/exonuclease/phosphatase family protein has product MKIASYNVENLFDRAKAFNDDTPEARRVIKLQAKLNELFQKPVYETSDKLRILEIMEETGLLKTNNATYILLRKIRGKLIKRPLSGNDYEIVANGRADWVGWAELKMAPVNEVAVMNTGRVLRDVNADILAVVEAENRIALKQFSDYVLTQIDGKPYRNVMLIDGNDERGIDVGLMTKNGFDIGLMRSHINDPDSEGLPVYSRDCPEYCVRTPEGEDIWILPNHFKSKFGGNDPAAQNMRQNQAIRTAEIYNRLISDGFPNVAVLGDLNDTPDSMPIQKLLLGTDLQDVSTHPSFDTGTFPGNGTFGLGNDSDKIDYILLSPALYGRVTASGLFRKGAWPGSRPVRWEVYHELKKPIHAASDHHLLWCELR; this is encoded by the coding sequence ATGAAAATTGCATCCTATAATGTTGAAAATCTTTTTGACCGTGCCAAGGCATTTAACGATGACACACCTGAAGCACGCCGGGTCATTAAACTTCAGGCAAAACTGAATGAGTTATTCCAAAAACCGGTTTACGAAACTTCGGACAAGCTGCGGATATTAGAAATCATGGAGGAGACCGGGCTGCTTAAAACTAATAATGCCACTTACATATTGCTCAGGAAAATCAGAGGTAAACTTATAAAAAGACCGCTAAGTGGCAATGATTATGAAATCGTTGCGAATGGCCGTGCTGACTGGGTTGGTTGGGCAGAATTAAAAATGGCGCCTGTCAATGAAGTAGCTGTAATGAATACTGGGAGGGTGCTCAGAGATGTTAATGCAGATATTCTGGCAGTTGTTGAAGCCGAAAACCGTATTGCATTAAAACAATTCAGTGATTATGTATTGACCCAAATTGACGGCAAACCTTACCGTAATGTGATGCTTATAGATGGGAATGATGAACGGGGCATCGATGTTGGACTTATGACTAAAAATGGCTTTGATATAGGTCTGATGAGAAGCCATATCAATGACCCAGACTCAGAAGGCCTGCCTGTATATAGCCGGGATTGCCCGGAATATTGTGTGCGTACTCCCGAGGGTGAGGATATATGGATATTGCCCAATCATTTCAAAAGTAAATTTGGCGGTAATGATCCGGCTGCACAAAACATGAGGCAGAATCAGGCAATAAGAACTGCGGAAATTTATAACAGGCTGATATCGGATGGTTTTCCAAATGTGGCAGTACTGGGAGACCTGAATGATACACCGGACAGCATGCCAATACAAAAACTTTTACTGGGCACTGACCTGCAGGACGTTTCTACTCATCCGAGTTTTGACACAGGCACATTTCCGGGTAACGGTACTTTTGGCCTTGGAAATGATTCGGATAAAATTGATTATATTTTATTGTCTCCTGCATTGTATGGCAGGGTTACTGCATCGGGATTATTTCGGAAGGGTGCCTGGCCCGGGAGCCGTCCGGTTAGATGGGAGGTTTATCATGAACTCAAAAAGCCAATACATGCAGCAAGCGATCATCACCTGTTATGGTGCGAGTTGCGTTAA
- a CDS encoding SusC/RagA family TonB-linked outer membrane protein, with the protein MILHSTTFKTVILSILLLCTIQVMGQTSVKGKVTDQQTGEVIPGASIIVKGTNSGTGTNAEGIYELNVPDSKSILIFSFVGFSTQEIALNGRSQLDVVLSTDLKQLNEVVVTALGIKKDVRRIGVAIQTVDGASTIKAREPNAINALAGKVAGLTIGAQPELLRKPNIMLRGNSDVLFVVDGVPVNSDTWNVSPDDIDTYSVLKGASASALYGFRGKNGAILITTKRGTKDKRGFSVDVNSSTMVDKGFYSIPKVQDEYGPGDHGRYAFVNGAGGGLNDGDYDGGWGPRFEGQLITQYDSPVDPITGVRSGTPWINRGKDNLKRFLKPGILSTNNVSVSSSGDKYNLRFSASNTFQKGIVPNTKLNITNFNVTGDFKFSEKLSFTSNLQYNRQYSPNIPDVNYGPNSIIYNMVFWAGADWNVDDMRNYWQPGKEGTQQIYAEYQRYNNPYFMSYEWLRGHQKTDIIGQAAMTYKINDFLEASLRTQITTWNLFRNEKMPYSATSYGREERRGDYREDRRNLFENNTDVLIKFDKDLFEGFNSKIWAGGNIRSFEYSSQYGSTDYLNVPGLYNFNNSYRPVKTSNFNSAMRVNSAYYSADFTYKDYFTLSTTGRVDKLSTLKAGNNTFFYPSVAGSTVLSDFLPIPEIVSFLKLRASYANVKDGLTKSTIGTTPALGDGNPLGYGDQYYSPYDGPTYQNAAVYSTPFAYNNTPAAYFTNTINNPDLIPSTTSQTELGLDIRVLKNRIGLDMTYFISHDGPRIFALPVTTTTGYENYLVNGIKTKKTGFELALTGSILKNPSGLNWDIIANYSTFKEVYTELYPGVNALNTFYKVGDRLDKFYGRAFARTADGQIINDVSGSPIYSPVSQYLGNVNPKFVFGINNKFSYKNINLSFQFDGRIGGVISNYVQKQTFRGGRNAKLAQGALGEARYQDWLGFKNGETDNKNYLGEGVQISNGKAPNFDIDGKITNLSELHFAPNTTKQYVQDWVSRYYNTEEGNLMSRSFAMLREVVIGYTIPSKWLVQSKFIRNASVSLVGRNLLYFAESKDIDLNQYTSGNESGPQTPSMRRYGVNVSLSF; encoded by the coding sequence ATGATTCTTCACTCTACGACTTTTAAAACAGTCATTTTAAGTATCCTGCTGCTCTGTACCATTCAGGTTATGGGCCAGACCAGCGTAAAAGGCAAAGTGACCGACCAGCAAACCGGCGAAGTAATACCGGGCGCCAGTATCATTGTAAAAGGGACCAATTCAGGAACCGGAACCAACGCCGAAGGAATTTACGAACTGAACGTTCCTGATTCAAAATCTATTTTAATTTTCTCATTCGTAGGATTTTCTACCCAGGAAATTGCGCTGAACGGCCGTTCACAGCTGGATGTAGTTCTGAGCACCGATCTTAAACAGCTAAATGAGGTAGTTGTTACCGCATTAGGTATCAAAAAAGATGTTCGCCGGATTGGGGTGGCCATTCAGACAGTAGACGGAGCTTCAACTATAAAAGCCAGGGAACCAAATGCTATCAATGCACTGGCCGGAAAAGTAGCTGGACTAACCATCGGTGCACAGCCGGAACTCCTGAGAAAACCAAATATCATGTTGAGGGGTAACTCAGATGTACTTTTTGTAGTGGATGGTGTGCCTGTAAACTCTGATACATGGAATGTAAGCCCGGACGACATTGATACTTACTCCGTTCTGAAAGGTGCGAGTGCATCTGCCTTATACGGTTTCAGGGGTAAAAATGGTGCCATTCTGATCACTACGAAAAGAGGTACCAAAGACAAACGTGGGTTTTCAGTTGATGTGAATTCTTCCACTATGGTCGATAAAGGATTTTATTCCATCCCAAAAGTACAGGACGAATATGGCCCTGGTGATCACGGCCGGTATGCGTTTGTAAATGGTGCAGGTGGCGGGTTAAATGACGGCGACTATGATGGTGGCTGGGGACCGAGATTTGAAGGCCAGCTGATTACACAATATGACAGTCCGGTAGATCCAATTACGGGTGTTCGTTCCGGTACACCATGGATCAATCGCGGAAAAGACAATCTTAAGCGTTTTCTGAAACCAGGTATTTTGTCAACCAATAACGTATCCGTTTCTTCATCGGGCGACAAATACAATCTTCGTTTTTCGGCATCTAATACTTTCCAGAAAGGGATAGTACCAAATACCAAGCTGAACATTACCAATTTTAATGTAACGGGAGATTTTAAATTTTCTGAAAAGCTTAGTTTTACGTCTAACCTGCAATACAACAGACAATATTCACCCAATATTCCTGACGTTAATTACGGACCTAACTCGATCATTTACAACATGGTATTCTGGGCCGGTGCTGACTGGAATGTAGACGATATGCGTAATTACTGGCAGCCTGGAAAGGAAGGTACACAGCAGATCTACGCGGAATATCAGCGTTACAATAACCCTTATTTCATGAGTTATGAATGGCTTCGTGGCCATCAGAAAACAGACATTATCGGTCAGGCGGCGATGACATACAAAATCAATGATTTTCTGGAAGCATCATTAAGGACACAAATCACAACGTGGAATCTTTTCAGGAATGAAAAAATGCCGTATTCTGCCACTTCTTATGGCCGTGAAGAACGAAGAGGTGATTATCGTGAAGACCGCCGTAACCTGTTCGAGAACAATACTGATGTCTTGATTAAATTTGATAAAGACCTTTTTGAGGGCTTTAACTCTAAAATATGGGCAGGTGGTAATATCCGCAGTTTTGAATACAGTTCACAATATGGTTCTACGGATTATCTGAACGTACCTGGCCTTTACAATTTCAATAACTCTTACAGGCCGGTTAAAACTTCCAATTTCAATTCTGCCATGCGTGTGAACTCAGCTTATTATTCAGCGGATTTTACATATAAAGATTATTTTACTTTATCCACTACCGGCCGTGTTGACAAGCTCTCCACTTTGAAAGCTGGAAATAATACCTTTTTCTATCCATCCGTTGCAGGTTCTACGGTTTTGTCTGACTTTTTGCCAATACCTGAAATTGTGTCCTTTCTTAAATTGCGTGCATCTTATGCCAATGTGAAAGACGGTTTGACCAAGTCAACTATTGGTACTACACCTGCATTGGGTGATGGCAATCCATTGGGATATGGAGATCAGTATTATTCACCTTATGATGGTCCAACTTACCAGAATGCAGCCGTGTATTCCACACCGTTTGCTTACAATAATACACCAGCTGCTTATTTTACCAATACCATAAATAATCCGGATCTGATACCAAGTACGACATCTCAAACGGAACTTGGATTGGATATACGCGTATTGAAAAACAGGATCGGTCTGGATATGACCTATTTTATTTCTCATGATGGCCCAAGGATATTTGCGCTTCCTGTAACCACGACTACGGGATATGAAAATTACCTGGTAAATGGTATCAAGACAAAGAAAACAGGTTTTGAGCTTGCGTTAACGGGTTCAATACTAAAAAATCCGAGTGGCCTAAACTGGGATATAATAGCGAATTATTCAACATTTAAGGAAGTTTATACAGAGCTTTACCCGGGTGTAAATGCTTTAAATACATTTTATAAAGTAGGGGACAGGCTGGATAAATTTTATGGCCGTGCATTTGCAAGAACCGCAGACGGACAGATCATCAATGATGTTTCAGGAAGTCCGATTTATTCACCTGTCAGCCAGTACCTGGGCAATGTAAATCCTAAGTTTGTTTTTGGGATCAACAACAAATTCTCTTACAAAAATATAAATCTGAGTTTCCAATTTGACGGACGTATCGGTGGTGTAATTTCGAATTATGTTCAGAAACAGACTTTCCGTGGCGGAAGAAACGCAAAGCTGGCTCAAGGAGCGCTTGGTGAGGCCCGTTATCAGGATTGGCTTGGATTTAAAAACGGTGAAACCGACAATAAAAATTATCTGGGAGAAGGTGTCCAGATCAGCAATGGTAAAGCACCTAATTTTGATATCGACGGTAAGATCACAAATCTTTCTGAATTGCATTTTGCCCCTAATACTACCAAACAATATGTTCAGGACTGGGTGAGCCGTTATTACAATACCGAAGAAGGAAATCTTATGAGCCGTTCTTTTGCCATGCTGCGCGAAGTCGTGATCGGCTATACAATCCCTTCCAAATGGCTTGTTCAGAGTAAATTCATCCGTAATGCTTCTGTTTCACTGGTTGGAAGAAACCTGTTGTATTTTGCTGAAAGTAAAGACATTGATCTGAACCAGTATACCTCTGGTAATGAATCAGGACCGCAAACGCCTTCCATGCGCCGTTATGGTGTGAATGTGAGCCTTTCTTTTTAA
- a CDS encoding glycerophosphodiester phosphodiesterase family protein, whose product MKFQNILFICLILFCSSTVVFSQSVNPDFKLIAHRGGVVDSASAENSLSALRRAVESGYYMVEIDLRVTKDNVLVTHHDRNLIRDFGVDANVSSVNWKEIKRL is encoded by the coding sequence ATGAAATTCCAAAACATTTTATTTATCTGCCTGATATTGTTTTGTTCGTCAACAGTGGTTTTTAGTCAGTCTGTTAATCCTGATTTTAAACTGATCGCGCACCGGGGTGGGGTAGTGGATAGTGCATCTGCTGAAAATAGCCTGTCAGCACTTCGCCGGGCTGTGGAAAGTGGATATTATATGGTTGAAATAGATTTAAGAGTCACTAAAGACAATGTGCTGGTGACTCATCATGACCGTAACCTGATACGTGATTTTGGGGTGGATGCCAATGTCTCCTCCGTGAACTGGAAAGAGATAAAAAGACTATAG
- a CDS encoding AraC family transcriptional regulator, which yields MKKIEDYKKSALFFEGCISFITEVSPDTDYYHHCYKLVINLGQSFGCLIDGQTLDGLQGLIINQATPHTLFSPNAKLLVSYIEIDSFRGWQLRGLLNGQAFVNMNCLLSPIQLEHAIPSNYNELPDGILGGFVKVLMESVFIMPPPDSFIVNQSVQLALQFIESNLDNSLEAEDIACAINMSSEHFRYLFVQQMSIPFAHYVKWKRIRKSIAEALSNDNTQVLSYSDFILNHLDSDRVFKKVFGMSRSALLRKSRLLI from the coding sequence ATGAAAAAAATTGAGGATTACAAAAAATCTGCCTTGTTTTTTGAAGGTTGCATTTCATTTATTACAGAAGTCTCTCCCGACACGGATTACTATCATCATTGCTATAAACTGGTCATTAACCTGGGCCAAAGTTTCGGTTGTCTGATTGATGGGCAGACGCTGGATGGTTTACAGGGATTAATCATCAACCAGGCCACTCCGCATACTTTATTTTCACCAAATGCAAAATTGCTTGTCAGTTATATTGAAATTGACAGTTTTCGTGGCTGGCAGCTGCGTGGTTTGTTAAATGGACAAGCTTTTGTGAACATGAACTGTCTTTTATCGCCAATTCAACTGGAACATGCGATTCCTTCCAACTATAATGAGTTGCCCGATGGAATATTGGGTGGTTTTGTAAAGGTGCTGATGGAATCTGTTTTTATTATGCCGCCTCCGGACAGTTTTATCGTTAACCAATCCGTACAGCTAGCGTTGCAGTTTATTGAATCAAATCTTGATAATTCCCTTGAAGCAGAAGATATTGCGTGCGCCATTAATATGTCATCCGAGCATTTTCGCTATCTGTTCGTTCAGCAAATGAGCATACCTTTTGCCCATTATGTAAAATGGAAACGAATCAGGAAATCAATTGCTGAGGCACTTTCCAATGATAACACACAGGTTTTATCTTATTCTGATTTTATCTTAAATCATCTCGATTCCGACCGCGTCTTCAAAAAGGTTTTTGGAATGAGCCGAAGCGCCTTATTGAGAAAAAGCCGTCTTTTGATATAA
- a CDS encoding DUF4932 domain-containing protein: MKLIFTCLFICLNGLVVLAQNRSIPILHTSSDSLIMYLDGQKNAFNGVNKLGSHFDYSFVVQNDSSVFKLTSNSDSISVILRPKKYAVFQIVRESKGDTVTCSFTTQKLVRPASFSDKYKAENEGKTIIEIPEVYELVNIIIALTGYGNTGAIYKNTGYYKSVMDHYTSYKKDAAVRAIDSLLNFEPGFYYLHLKMDSYAYIFSGNKIINAGVYDRIGSGEKNELEFYLPLLEKFAERSGFQAFYKNNVNYYSGLKKDYTNNINIKGMKSWLGKQFPATKYSALKVVFSPLVGWNQSAAFFNDNGFTEAQAHVNFPFVDEEDKKLTANVLKGQRMMITFTEINHAFLNPEAEKHSKAIAEAFKNLPEWISVGKPSAGYNNALVCFEEYMNYGLVTLYYSEIFDEKTFAILNMRVEKNMAGLRGFQKFREFNQELLSLYKNRQPGQTVADLYPPIIDWASKQGF, encoded by the coding sequence ATGAAACTGATCTTTACATGCCTGTTTATCTGTTTAAATGGATTAGTTGTTCTGGCACAGAATAGATCAATCCCTATTCTGCACACTTCTTCTGATAGTTTAATTATGTATCTGGATGGCCAAAAAAATGCGTTTAACGGTGTAAATAAACTAGGGAGCCATTTCGATTACAGCTTCGTTGTTCAAAACGATTCATCTGTATTTAAGCTGACGTCAAATTCAGATTCTATATCGGTGATTCTCAGGCCTAAGAAATATGCTGTTTTTCAAATCGTGCGTGAATCCAAAGGTGACACTGTAACATGTAGTTTTACTACCCAGAAGTTAGTGAGGCCAGCGAGTTTCAGTGATAAATACAAGGCGGAGAATGAAGGTAAAACCATTATTGAGATTCCCGAAGTATACGAGCTGGTCAATATTATTATTGCGTTAACCGGGTACGGTAATACAGGTGCCATATATAAAAACACCGGCTACTATAAGTCGGTCATGGATCATTATACTTCATATAAAAAAGATGCTGCGGTACGGGCAATAGATTCCCTGCTGAATTTTGAGCCTGGATTTTATTATCTCCATTTAAAAATGGATAGCTACGCATATATTTTTTCAGGCAATAAAATAATAAATGCAGGTGTGTATGACCGCATTGGTTCAGGTGAAAAAAATGAATTAGAATTTTACTTACCGTTACTTGAAAAATTTGCAGAAAGGTCAGGATTCCAGGCTTTTTACAAAAACAATGTAAATTACTATTCCGGTCTAAAAAAAGATTACACTAATAATATCAATATAAAGGGAATGAAAAGCTGGCTTGGGAAACAATTTCCAGCTACAAAGTATTCTGCACTTAAGGTGGTTTTTTCTCCATTGGTCGGATGGAATCAATCTGCTGCCTTTTTCAATGATAATGGTTTTACCGAAGCACAGGCACATGTCAACTTTCCATTTGTAGATGAGGAGGATAAGAAGTTGACTGCCAATGTTCTGAAAGGCCAGCGAATGATGATCACATTTACAGAAATTAATCATGCTTTCCTCAATCCTGAGGCTGAAAAACACAGTAAGGCTATTGCGGAAGCTTTTAAAAACCTGCCTGAATGGATCTCTGTTGGTAAACCTTCTGCCGGGTATAATAATGCGCTGGTATGTTTTGAAGAATATATGAACTATGGACTAGTAACATTATATTATTCAGAAATTTTTGATGAAAAGACTTTTGCCATACTTAATATGCGTGTTGAAAAAAATATGGCCGGTCTACGTGGTTTTCAAAAATTCCGGGAATTTAACCAGGAATTATTAAGCTTATATAAAAACCGACAGCCTGGTCAAACTGTTGCTGATTTGTACCCTCCTATAATTGACTGGGCATCCAAACAAGGTTTTTGA